In Gigantopelta aegis isolate Gae_Host chromosome 6, Gae_host_genome, whole genome shotgun sequence, the following are encoded in one genomic region:
- the LOC121376231 gene encoding translation initiation factor eIF-2B subunit beta-like isoform X2: MPGGESDKKDDLNDHTEAFIQELKQQQMNGSYNIACRTVRLLVRIIAQTKWSSAKDLMDIIRNEGKRLMVIDPSETVIGNMVRRVLKIIREEYASAARGRSEEGDPQESLHKLLLAEGQIDDYTHYIPPLKASVIEAINELRTELDTSADNIATQALEHIHSNEVIMTAGWSKTVQAFLKDAARKRKFQVIVVECAPFFYGQELAVSLAKLDIETTVITDSAVFAIMSRVNKVIIGTHTVMANGGLKSINGSHAIALAAKHYSVPLIVCAAMYKLSPQFLFSYDQDAFNKFVSPHDVMKFSAGEILSKVHIQNPIFDYVPPELVTLFISNIGGNAPSYVYRLLSELYHPEDHEL, from the exons ATGCCAGGTGGAGAAAGTGATAAAAAAGACGATCTAAATGATCACACGGAGGCATTTATtcaagaattaaaacaaca gcaGATGAATGGATCCTATAACATTGCTTGCAGAACAGTCAGGTTACTGGTACGCATTATCGCACAGACAAAATGGTCATCTGCCAA AGACTTGATGGATATCATCCGTAATGAGGGAAAAAGACTAATGGTAATTGACCCTTCAGAAACTGTGATAGGAAACATGGTTCGTCGAGTTCTTAAGATCATCAGAGAGGAATATGCCAG TGCAGCCCGTGGAAGGTCAGAGGAAGGTGACCCACAAGAATCTCTTCAT AAATTGCTTTTAGCAGAAGGACAAATTGATGATTACACCCACTACATTCCTCCTTTAAAG GCATCAGTAATTGAAGCAATAAATGAACTGAGGACGGAGCTTGATACAAG TGCTGATAACATTGCCACACAAGCCTTAGAACACATCCATTCAAATGAAGTCATCATGACGGCTGGCTGGTCCAAGACGGTGCAAGCTTTTCTCAAG GATGCTGCAAGGAAACGAAAGTTCCAAGTCATTGTAGTTGAATGTGCTCCTTTCTTTTAT GGTCAGGAGCTGGCAGTAAGTCTGGCCAAGTTGGACATTGAAACGACAGTAATCACCGATTCTGCAGTGTTTGCCATCATGTCGCGGGTGAACAAAGTTATTATTGGAACACACACTGTCATGGCTAACGGAGG TCTAAAATCTATCAATGGAAGTCATGCTATTGCCCTGGCAGCTAAACACTATTCAGTTCCA CTGATTGTTTGTGCTGCCATGTACAAGCTTTCTCCTCAGTTTCTTTTCTCGTATGATCAG GATGCTTTCAACAAGTTTGTAAGTCCACATGATGTGATGAAGTTCTCAGCTGGAGAAATTTTATCTAAAGTACACATACAGAATCCGATATTTGACTACGTACCTCCAGAACTTGTTACCCTGTTTATATCTAACAT aggaGGAAATGCACCATCATATGTGTACAGACTTCTTAGTGAACTCTATCACCCTGAAGATCACGAACTCTga
- the LOC121376231 gene encoding translation initiation factor eIF-2B subunit beta-like isoform X1: MNIVTSRNNKYFTDERFMDLPQNEEDSVDVKQSCHDRQMNGSYNIACRTVRLLVRIIAQTKWSSAKDLMDIIRNEGKRLMVIDPSETVIGNMVRRVLKIIREEYASAARGRSEEGDPQESLHKLLLAEGQIDDYTHYIPPLKASVIEAINELRTELDTSADNIATQALEHIHSNEVIMTAGWSKTVQAFLKDAARKRKFQVIVVECAPFFYGQELAVSLAKLDIETTVITDSAVFAIMSRVNKVIIGTHTVMANGGLKSINGSHAIALAAKHYSVPLIVCAAMYKLSPQFLFSYDQDAFNKFVSPHDVMKFSAGEILSKVHIQNPIFDYVPPELVTLFISNIGGNAPSYVYRLLSELYHPEDHEL, from the exons ATGAATATTGTCACCTCTcgcaataataaatattttactgatGAGAGATTTATGGATTTACCTCAGAATGAAGAAGATTctgtggatgtaaaacaaagcTGTCACGACAG gcaGATGAATGGATCCTATAACATTGCTTGCAGAACAGTCAGGTTACTGGTACGCATTATCGCACAGACAAAATGGTCATCTGCCAA AGACTTGATGGATATCATCCGTAATGAGGGAAAAAGACTAATGGTAATTGACCCTTCAGAAACTGTGATAGGAAACATGGTTCGTCGAGTTCTTAAGATCATCAGAGAGGAATATGCCAG TGCAGCCCGTGGAAGGTCAGAGGAAGGTGACCCACAAGAATCTCTTCAT AAATTGCTTTTAGCAGAAGGACAAATTGATGATTACACCCACTACATTCCTCCTTTAAAG GCATCAGTAATTGAAGCAATAAATGAACTGAGGACGGAGCTTGATACAAG TGCTGATAACATTGCCACACAAGCCTTAGAACACATCCATTCAAATGAAGTCATCATGACGGCTGGCTGGTCCAAGACGGTGCAAGCTTTTCTCAAG GATGCTGCAAGGAAACGAAAGTTCCAAGTCATTGTAGTTGAATGTGCTCCTTTCTTTTAT GGTCAGGAGCTGGCAGTAAGTCTGGCCAAGTTGGACATTGAAACGACAGTAATCACCGATTCTGCAGTGTTTGCCATCATGTCGCGGGTGAACAAAGTTATTATTGGAACACACACTGTCATGGCTAACGGAGG TCTAAAATCTATCAATGGAAGTCATGCTATTGCCCTGGCAGCTAAACACTATTCAGTTCCA CTGATTGTTTGTGCTGCCATGTACAAGCTTTCTCCTCAGTTTCTTTTCTCGTATGATCAG GATGCTTTCAACAAGTTTGTAAGTCCACATGATGTGATGAAGTTCTCAGCTGGAGAAATTTTATCTAAAGTACACATACAGAATCCGATATTTGACTACGTACCTCCAGAACTTGTTACCCTGTTTATATCTAACAT aggaGGAAATGCACCATCATATGTGTACAGACTTCTTAGTGAACTCTATCACCCTGAAGATCACGAACTCTga